The stretch of DNA AACATTCAAGGGCAAATTGGTAGACTGCATACTAATTTGGTTACTCTCCGACAGTCGATTACCCATCAAATCAACACCTCGACCAGGTTGCTGAAAATTAATCCCAAACCCTGAATCACCATTATTAGCAGACTGAGCTAAATTTCCAAAAATTCCACCAGCGCCAAGATTGGGCTTTCCAAAGGGTTGTGGTTGAGCATCTTCCCTAACAACTCCTGCTCTAAACAAGAACTCTTCCAAAGTCATCTCCCCTAAAGTCTGTTGTCTCTGAGGCACACTAGCCCCATCTCCACCGTCTTTTCCACAACCAAACTCTTTGGCTATATCCTTCCATACCTCGTCAACCTTCTTCTGGCTAATTGTCCTGGGTAACGTTAGCGATCCCTGTCGCTGCAAAACCCCTCCACCCTGAGTTCCACCTTCTGGACCAGTACCCCCACCATTAGAAGGGATGGTTGTAGTTGTTGAGATAGACTGAGCCTCTTCAGCACTCCAAATGTTCTTCAACAATTCATCCATATTCATGGACCCAAAATCCTTCCCTATACCACCTAGTGTATTCTGAAattcatcaaatgtcaacgagTATATTGAGGATTGACGAATTAACCCAAAATTTCCGGAGCCTGGTGGTCTCCCATTACTGTCTCCAAGAGGCTGCTCATTCTCAAAGTTGTTAAAGTTGATATTACTCCCCATATCCTAGAACTTGTACTCTAATTACACAATAAGTATTTCTCTAGATCACAGCACTTTCAATTTTGGAACCAATTCCAATAGCTAGCCCTAACCCAGCAATTTCGTCGAAAAGCAAACAATAATTTAGATGGACTAGATCACAGCAACTCTGACTATCTCTATCAATAGCATCAAACCCTTGTATCAGGTATACacaatctccaaatcaaactcctttCAACTTCAAATTCAGTTCCGATACCAATTATAAACCCTCACCTACAATTTAGTCAAAATTCAACAAAACAATTAAGATCAATCAGCTAATTCTCTCTTAAACCCCTGcaaatataacaataacaacaaagaaAAACTAAAAAGATAACACAATCATAACATTCTAGcagcaaaacaaaaacaaaacaaaaaagatAAAAGAAAACTACAAAACTAATCCAAAAATAgaagcagcaacaacaacaactactacaACCAGTTGCGGATCTAGGGGTCAGTAGGGACGGTGGCTCACCTGAAGAATGAAAATTTTAACATTAATAGttaaatatttcaattttatGGTAAAATCCTGATTCCGCCACTGATAGCAACAACATTCAAGGGCTGCAAAAAAAAGGATGAAATGAAAAATAAAGGTGAAATGTggttagagagagagagaaagaaattgAGAGGAAGATATGAAAGGCAAAGGCTTACTAGTTGTAGaaattaattttttaaatttttctaAAAATAGTTAGTAGTGTCGTACACGCGTCGATAAAGGATTTGGACACTTGTTACAACTTTCAACGGTGGagataatataatataattaaagtGAAGGGGACTGAATTATTTTGCGCGAGAAGAGATGAGATACTTTTATTAGTCGTCCACCTGCCCCCACTCCCACGTGAGAAATAAGATTAATTAAGCTTTTGAGTGGTCTAGGGGGGGCTATACTCATGAGCTCTACTTCGAATTGGCTTAAAACTCATCGAACCATAAGAGCTCCACATTTTGTGAGTCAACATGTCGAGTTGCATACGTCGCATTGCACAACCTCAAGTCGTCGAGCTCTCATTTTGCCGGCCCATTCAAAACAATCCATATTATGTGTGCGACCGAATTactcttatttataataattctCAGAATATAGGAAGGGAATTGATTGTTAGATGACAAATTCTGTAATGAGATTTCATAAGGCCATGTTTATCCGTAGTTTCAGCAGTCCTACTTAAACCTAGTTcttatattaaaatattaatatatcttTCTTAACCTACCACAAGACCTAGTTCTTATTTTTGATATTTTATCAAGCCCTTAGTTAGACCTAGTTCATGTATTAAAATATTCTTTCATACATTACTTGCTATACCCCACACTATATCATATTTTAATC from Silene latifolia isolate original U9 population chromosome 10, ASM4854445v1, whole genome shotgun sequence encodes:
- the LOC141605548 gene encoding ABSCISIC ACID-INSENSITIVE 5-like protein 5 isoform X2; this encodes MGSNINFNNFENEQPLGDSNGRPPGSGNFGLIRQSSIYSLTFDEFQNTLGGIGKDFGSMNMDELLKNIWSAEEAQSISTTTTIPSNGGGTGPEGGTQGGGVLQRQGSLTLPRTISQKKVDEVWKDIAKEFGCGKDGGDGASVPQRQQTLGEMTLEEFLFRAGVVREDAQPQPFGKPNLGAGGIFGNLAQSANNGDSGFGINFQQPGRGVDLMGNRLSESNQISMQSTNLPLNVSGLRSSQHTTQAQLGQQPPQQRQQPLMPKQPAASYVSTMLLPGNAQLSNTGVRGGMTGLGDPGMNNNLMPSSGLQGGGMNMIGLGPAGSPAALSSDGLAKSNGDTSSVSPMPYAFNGGFRGRKSANAVEKVVERRQRRMIKNRESAARSRARKQAYTMELEQEIAKLKEENEELRRKQAEILEKQKNQVQEMTNAQSGPRKRLRRMHTGPWEEGEALPVL
- the LOC141605548 gene encoding ABSCISIC ACID-INSENSITIVE 5-like protein 5 isoform X1, with product MGSNINFNNFENEQPLGDSNGRPPGSGNFGLIRQSSIYSLTFDEFQNTLGGIGKDFGSMNMDELLKNIWSAEEAQSISTTTTIPSNGGGTGPEGGTQGGGVLQRQGSLTLPRTISQKKVDEVWKDIAKEFGCGKDGGDGASVPQRQQTLGEMTLEEFLFRAGVVREDAQPQPFGKPNLGAGGIFGNLAQSANNGDSGFGINFQQPGRGVDLMGNRLSESNQISMQSTNLPLNVSGLRSSQHTTQAQLGQQPPQQRQQPLMPKQPAASYVSTMLLPGNAQLSNTGVRGGMTGLGDPGMNNNLMPSSGLQGGGMNMIGLGPAGSPAALSSDGLAKSNGDTSSVSPMPYAFNGGFRGRKSANAVEKVVERRQRRMIKNRESAARSRARKQAYTMELEQEIAKLKEENEELRRKQAEILEKQKNQVQEMTNAQSGPRKRLRRMHTGPCREEGEALPVL